In Ostrea edulis chromosome 4, xbOstEdul1.1, whole genome shotgun sequence, a single window of DNA contains:
- the LOC125670349 gene encoding RE1-silencing transcription factor B-like: MAKTKTTPNYEFRRCPMCSYSAKSEEDYREHVFKCAMRTFQCPSCDFSNNKEANLKRHVKRCHPGLAQEDLIKLGVKENRSEEVNEPEDDHEWLSQDPGDLIGDVLDNGSDEDEDSSSQNTDCFPKDDDCLMEGRLFRKPTKPSLPVSLKRKADVVPPVPEKKTKDQAVPVNAIERKRDMGTQTDPVRRIVKTKTVKKFREGSVDTKIISEEKVVYN; the protein is encoded by the coding sequence ATGGCAAAGACAAAGACAACTCCAAACTATGAGTTTCGGCGCTGCCCCATGTGTTCATACTCAGCTAAGAGTGAGGAGGACTACAGGGAGCACGTTTTCAAATGCGCAATGAGGACTTTTCAATGTCCAAGTTGTGACTTTTCTAATAACAAAGAAGCTAACCTGAAGAGACATGTAAAGAGATGTCACCCAGGATTGGCACAGGAAGATTTGATTAAGCTTGGGGTAAAAGAAAATAGAAGTGAAGAGGTAAACGAGCCGGAGGATGATCACGAATGGTTGTCTCAAGATCCGGGAGACCTCATTGGGGACGTTTTGGACAATGGGAGTGACGAAGATGAAGATTCATCAAGTCAGAATACAGATTGCTTCCCTAAGGATGATGACTGCCTTATGGAAGGAAGACTGTTCCGTAAACCAACAAAGCCTTCCTTACCAGTGTCTCTCAAACGTAAAGCGGATGTAGTGCCTCCAGTtcctgaaaagaaaacaaaagatcAGGCGGTCCCGGTCAATGCTATAGAGAGGAAAAGAGACATGGGAACCCAGACAGATCCTGTCCGGAGAATCGTTAAAACCAAGACTGTCAAGAAATTCAGAGAAGGGAGCGTAGATACTAAGATTATTTCTGAAGAGAAAGTCGTGTATAATTAG
- the LOC125671400 gene encoding uncharacterized protein LOC125671400, producing MAKKSLTTDDLHLVVKEENVLLQRRLSSGDQPQNVYPGVVKFLLGRADASDIFPDCSTSKCSTSNSECRHRICITEVAPSHSSFIGNDKGEDWKLSISEFSSKKYGKSSRDLPKRIRTFYKNQDEVITAFEDFHFGVDDAMEHAEEEEEKRKKANILAKVSLAANVCLLIAKLVAAILSGSISIISSLVDSVVDLSSGIVIAVTERAMRKRDLYEYPQGRTKLEPISIVILSVIMSLASIQLIVESAEKMVGLATGKESHPDVDVVTIVIVCSTVAVKIVLFLVCRRVKSPSVDALSKDHRNDVLSNIVAIVFGYIGSKNMYEQYRVSELVYLDPVGAILISLYILFGWWSTGYGQIKMLTGHTAKPDFLQKLTWICVNHHPKLQYVDTVRAFHFGVNFLVEVDIVLPEDMTLKEAHDIGEPLQHKLERLPEVERAFVHLDYEFEHRPSDEHKQV from the coding sequence ATGGCTAAGAAATCACTAACGACGGATGATCTTCATTTGGTTGTGAAAGAGGAAAATGTTCTACTGCAACGGAGGTTGTCTTCTGGAGATCAACCACAAAATGTATACCCAGGAGTTGTGAAGTTTCTCCTGGGTAGAGCAGACGCTTCTGATATTTTCCCTGATTGTTCGACTTCGAAATGCTCCACATCCAACAGTGAATGTCGACATAGAATTTGTATTACAGAAGTGGCCCCATCCCACAGTAGTTTTATTGGCAATGATAAAGGAGAAGACTGGAAGCTGTCTATTAGTGAGTTTTCTTCTAAGAAGTATGGGAAAAGCAGCAGAGATCTTCCAAAGCGCATCAGAACTTTCTACAAGAACCAGGATGAAGTGATAACTGCCTTTGAGGATTTTCATTTTGGTGTTGATGATGCTATGGAGCATGCTGAAGAGGAGGAAGAAAAACGGAAAAAGGCTAATATACTTGCAAAGGTTTCCCTTGCTGCCAATGTGTGCCTTTTAATAGCAAAGTTAGTTGCAGCAATTTTGTCAGGTTCCATTTCCATAATCTCAAGTTTAGTGGATAGTGTAGTGGATCTGTCTTCAGGAATTGTGATAGCAGTCACAGAGAGGGCCATGAGAAAGCGGGATTTATACGAATATCCTCAAGGTCGTACAAAGTTAGAACCGATATCCATTGTTATACTGTCTGTGATAATGAGTCTGGCCTCCATTCAGCTCATTGTAGAAAGTGCAGAGAAAATGGTGGGATTAGCAACAGGGAAGGAGAGTCACCCTGATGTTGATGTGGTCACAATTGTGATTGTGTGCTCAACTGTAGCAGTCAAGATTGTTCTTTTTCTGGTGTGTAGGAGAGTGAAATCACCTTCTGTTGATGCCTTGTCTAAAGATCACAGGAACGATGTCCTCTCCAACATAGTCGCCATCGTTTTTGGCTACATAGGTTCCAAGAATATGTATGAACAGTACAGGGTTTCAGAATTGGTGTATCTAGATCCTGTTGGAGCCATCCTGATATCTCTGTACATCCTGTTTGGCTGGTGGTCCACTGGTTATGGACAAATCAAGATGTTGACTGGACACACAGCAAAGCCTGATTTCCTACAGAAATTAACCTGGATTTGTGTAAATCATCACCCAAAACTTCAGTATGTAGACACAGTCCGTGCATTTCACTTTGGAGTGAACTTCCTAGTGGAGGTGGATATAGTGTTGCCGGAGGATATGACATTAAAAGAAGCTCATGATATTGGTGAACCTTTGCAGCACAAACTAGAACGGTTGCCTGAAGTAGAAAGAGCTTTTGTGCATTTGGATTATGAGTTTGAACATCGGCCATCTGATGAACATAAACAAGTGTGA
- the LOC125670157 gene encoding minor histocompatibility antigen H13-like, whose amino-acid sequence MADTVTDAPAVNATMNETAANATTKIPATPEGMAIAYGSLCLMAVLPIFYGAMRSVKYHTDQRESGDKPETMSHKDAAMFPFIASGTLFGIYLIFQIFSKEYINLLLAVYFFFLGVFALANLVGPLFSKYIPASFPNMEYHLIFTQGKEKKEELMNYEFDRKDVACHVACAVIGVWYLMKKHWIANNLFGLAFAISGVEILSLNRISTGLILLGGLFVYDIFWVFGTNVMVTVAKSFDAPIKLVFPQDLLEKGLAANNFAMLGLGDIVIPGIFIALLLRFDVSQKKNSKTYFYASFLAYCLGLLATILVMHVFKHAQPALLYLVPACTSFPLLTALIKGELKEMLSFEDHPEKPEDEKEDEKKAKKEK is encoded by the exons ATGGCAGACACTGTTACAGATGCGCCGGCTGTCAATGCGACAATGAACGAAACAGCAGCTAATGCTACAACTAAAATCCCTGCCACCCCAGAAGGGATGGCCATTGCGTATGGAAGTTTATGTCTCATGGCTGTTCTTCCGATTTTCTATGGTGCTATGCGCTCAGTGAAGTACCATACGGATCAAAGG GAGTCTGGTGATAAACCAGAGACAATGTCTCATAAGGATGCAGCAATGTTTCCATTCATCGCCAGTGGCACTCTCTTTGGAATTTATCTCATTTTTCAG ATATTCTCCAAGGAGTACATCAACCTGTTGTTGGCCGTGTACTTCTTCTTCCTGGGGGTTTTTGCTCTCGCCAACCTTGTTGG GCcattgttttcaaagtatattcCAGCATCATTCCCAAACATGGAGTATCATCTGATATTTACTCAAGGGAAAGAGAAAAAAGAAG AGCTAATGAATTACGAGTTTGACAGAAAGGATGTAGCGTGTCACGTAGCATGTGCTGTTATTGGTGTGTGGTACCTGATGAAGAAG CATTGGATTGCCAACAACTTGTTTGGTCTGGCATTTGCTATCAGTGGAGTAGAAATCTTATCCCTAAACAGGATCAGCACGGGACTCATCCTCCTGGGGGGTCTCTTTGTCTACGATATATTCTGG GTGTTTGGAACCAATGTGATGGTTACAGTTGCCAAATCATTTGATGCACCAATTAAAC TTGTGTTCCCTCAGGACCTCCTAGAGAAAGGACTGGCTGCCAATAACTTTGCTATGCTGGGGTTAGGGGACATTGTCATTCCAGGAATCTTCATTGCTCTGCTGCTTAGGTTCGATGTCAG CCAAAAAAAGAACTCCAAAACCTACTTCTACGCCAGTTTTCTTGCCTACTGTCTGGGCCTGTTGGCCACCATTCTAGTCATGCATGTATTCAAACATGCCCAG CCAGCTTTGCTGTACTTGGTGCCAGCTTGCACTAGTTTCCCACTTCTAACTGCTCTAATCAAAGGAGAGCTCAAAGAGATGCTCAG CTTTGAAGACCATCCTGAGAAACCGGAGGATGAGAAAGAGGATGAGAAGAAAGCTAAGAAAGAGAAGTAA